The DNA region cagaaaaattacatttttcatgTGGACCAAATCagcaagttttaaaatattaagattAGCGAAAAGAAGGGTAGAAGTCATTCTACATTGCGCCAAAGAAATTAGTCTAATTGCACAACGTTGTAAACAGTAAATACGATCAATATAGTGACTGGTTGGCCCCAAATTTCATTGCAGTAACGAAGATGGCTACCAAAGATAGCATGGTACACAGTTTTCAGAACACTTTGTGGAACAAGTTGTTGGAGTTTAGCTATAGCTCTATTAGCCCTCTTGAGTTTAACCGCAATCGCATTGATCTGAGATTTCCAGTTAAGATCAGAATCTAAGAGAAAGGTACTTAGTTCTTTCCGTTGATGAATAATTTGAAGTTATAGTTTGTTGGTTTAAGCTTGTGCTTAAATAAGATATATTCAGTTTTACTTGCATTTATAAAGATTTTGTTGGCGTTGAGCCATTGGAAAAGAAATTTTAGATCCATGTTGATTCTTTTAGAAAGAGATTTTAAAGACTTATCAAAACATATTAGGTTggtatcatcagcaaagtgaTGATCCATGGAAAATTTTATGGCACAATttaaatcatttatataaataagaaagAGAAGAGGGCCTAAAACAgatccttgtggtacaccaTGTCTAACAACTTTGTACTCAGATTCAGTTCCAATTGTTGTTTGCTagataaataagaacaaaacagATTAAGAGGAGTTCCTCTGATACCATAATGAAAAGTTTTTTCAGGAGAATTTcgtgatcaacagtgtcaaaggCCTTCTGGAGATCAACATAAACACCACAAGCAAACTGGCCATTATCAAGGGCATCCAATATTGTCAAAAACAATAATGACAGGTTTTTTATTACAGTATAATTACAATGAAACTTTACATTGTTTAAAGCATTAAAATCCACTTAAAATGTATGTGGCCGTATTAGGGcgccatatattttttaacgtGGAAATTTCTTTGGTCTATTATTTCCAATCCTCTAGTGTGGATAAGGAACTGTTAACAAGGTGGTTAAAGGACAGCACTATGTATGTAATTCACACAGAGTTGATTGAATTTTATCTATTTGCAACTTTTTATGAGAACTCCaggaatttttgaaaaaatattttgtcagccATTTTTCAGTCAAATTAGGCTATGATAGTCTAATTAATGATAGCCTATTTAGGCGATTTATctctcctaattaggctatcaacACGGTGTTTGCTGTTCTGTTGCACAATCGCAAGATGGCGCGACGAGACGTGGTTGTCGAGATAATcgtaaaagaagaaaacacatTTCTTAAATAGAAGATGATCTCCTAACTAGTCTATGGAAAATCTCCTAAGCTACTATCCTAATTTGGCGTGATAGCCTAATTTGCAGTTAGCCCTGACTGTTTTTAATGTGCGCAGTCTGCAACAAGCTTCAAACCAACATTTCTTGACAAGTAAAGTGGTTGAATTGATGGACTTTGATCTTTCTGATGCTAAAAGGTTCTTAagtcagtcagggtaaacacttaattaggcgacggtaggctaattagggcataccacctatttaggcgactcattgtagcctagttaggccatatgtaacctagttaagacattacaatatttaatggcttttcacacattcctaagaaaaaattgcaaaaaatctttgtttaaaatggatagtctacgcgaccatgattccaaaattaTCACTCGTGCCTCGATATGTTTGCGCAcaagtaagaattatgttaaaatgagatgtataacctaattaggttaagtgtcgcctatttaggtgaACACTACCACGTTTTCGTctgccatatttattttttccctgtGGCAtgaatggctgaaatccattatttaaaacaacaaatagtgccACACAAGGTTTGGGCCATTTGGtggacagatttgattcacataaatattgtattgcaaaacgcaatgatttcgacgtatttacaacagaaagcctaattaaactacatcacaTTGCCTAACTAAATGACTTgcctaattaggtcatgccgcctaattaggtgtttaccctgactaaGTGTTTTAAGCAAGGAATTAACATAGCATTGTAATAAATATTTGCAGTTGTacagtcagggataaccgcaAATTAGGCTATATTAGTCTAATTAGTCAAACGATAGCCTATTTAGGCGATTTATCACTCCTAATTAGTTTTTGCTGCCTATCGCTGTTCTGTTGCATAATCACAAtgattttattagctaaaaacattctatagaACCCCCTTTTGATggtccaaatatatttttctttattatttgcgcTGTCAGAAGATATAgcgtttagtttgttttgattaagaACGCATGCGCTGTGTTACGGCTTCTTTGTTTTACGGCCAcggttgcttctgaaaaaaggctAAATTTCCTGTGCGCATATTTTCAACATGGTGGCGCATAGCCTAAATAGACTATTTCTCGTCTAATTAGCCGATCCAAAGACTTTTGACGTATAATTTTTAGTCCCGTGaagcaaactataaaaaattttgctcGAACAAAGATGATGTAATGAGCAACAAAGCTCCGAAAGAAGATGGTGCGACCAAACGTAGTTTTCGAGATAATCATAAAAGAAGATAGCAAATCGCCTAAATAGGAGATACTCGCCTAAATAGTCTATGAAAAATCTCCTAACTAAGCTACTAGCCTAATTTGGCGTGATAGCCTAATTTGCCGTTATCCTTGACTGTTGTACATAATTTATAATCCCTGGTCGTAATTGGGTGATGGCCGTATATGGGCAAACCCACTCTAGGTCACATTCTGTGttgtattttattaaaaaaagtaacttaaaatttagttttgttgATAAAACCATATTTATTTAACAGAGGGTTTGTAAAATAGCATGCTTTCAGACCAAGGTGTAGGTTACATTGcctgcaaacagccatattaccgctttagTAGTTTATTTATACTGTAAcatatttaaaagatttttctgACTGATAACCCAGATTCCAGAATTTGATTCACGAaagttaaacataaaaaaacttttaactcTGAAAAAACAACCTACCAGATTAACTTGTGGCGTGAAAGACAGACTGCGTGATTGAAGATAGTGTAGCGGCCCGTATTTTcacatgaaaacgaggcaaCTAGCCTTAAATCCGAGCAGCTAAAATGAAACTTTGTGAAATATATTCCACCATTAGTGCTTCCATAACATAGCCATTtcgtatataataaataaaatatgattATTTGATATATAAGTATAAATAGATACAAGTATCACTCTTTGTATCTTCCTTGTGGTTAGCATGTTACGAGCTACAGACAGGCTAGTGCTTTGATAGTACAACAGCCCGAGCAGGATCACCACACGTGCTCACAAAAATGGCGGAAGAAATAGCTATCGAAATAGatattaaacaaatttttaatgaatatgAGGGTGTCTTCGAGGTACTTCCTGCTAGGAAACGAATATTGTGCAAACTTACAAAGCATGAAATACCATTATCACTAGATGCTTTGAAAGACTATGTGGAAGGTAAAAAATTTAAGCGACTTTTTGCAAAAGTAAAGTCACCAAAAACTGTTGCAAAACTAGATGACAAATACAAGAACTATTTTATTCCAAGCAAAAATAGCAAATCCCAACTTTATTGTACTTTAACAAAGAAGGAAATTAATAATTTACCTCATGAAATAGAGAAGTATATTACAGGGTACAAATTTATGAAAGCTTACCATTACCAAAAGAATGAACAAgtcaacataaaaaaaacaccaaaaaatggAGATACTGAAATAAGTGTAGATGAAGATATGGATGATGAAATTGAATTTCCTTCATTTTTGAACAGTTCTGATGACGAAAATGATGAACAGGAAAAAGAAATCGATGAAGATGATAATAATACCATGAAagatgaagaaattcaacctgTCAGTGAGAAGGAGGAGGTAATTATCAGTAACAATGACGAGAATGACAAAAAGTCAAGAACTAAAAAACGAAAGCTTGCCAAAAAATCTCTAAGCAAAAAGTCATCAATACCAGTTAAGAAAAGAAAGGCAAAGAACTTGTAGTAGTTCTATTTTCCTGCAATAAAATCCTGTTTAGACGGACATTGCGAATCTTCAAGTCAGTGACATCCCGAAACACTCATATAAATTTATGTGCTGTTGATCCTGTACTCATGCTACTATTTTGTGGAACGTGGAACATGAAAAAGTTCTTATAACAGTCAATGTAATATGTATGTGAACCTGGGTTATCAACAACAATGGATTTTGTTGGTGGTATACTAGTATAGATGCTTGAAAAATAGTATGACTTGAATTTCATGAAGTTTacgatatacatatatacatccTTGAGTGATTCTTAAttacaaattatattttatattacaaATATTGAAAAACTTAAATCACAATTCACTGAGTCTATATAATTTGTGCAAGATCAGTTGTGTTAAAGTATAGATCCGTAAAAATTCCAAGTCTTTATTTATTCTTAGGGCCTAATGAATCTTATTTAATTATGTATTCTTAAAAAAGCCTTGTGCATTAGTTTTGTGTAATGAAAGATTTTGGATTTCTTCAGTTATATTTGTTGACGTTGTACTCATACTTATGtctgcaaaatattattttaaaagcaattgacttatttatttaccagAATATAATAGATTGATTTTGATAAACTGAAAGGAACTATGTTATTAGAACTATATGCAAACAATctgtatgttttaaaaatatattagcaTACAATACAGGGTCTTAAATGAGGCATAAAATGATTTATAAGTTCTTTTTAAACATGTGAACCTGGGAaatataaaacagaaaaaaggattttttttaaatatatcaattTTCGTACTatcaaaatatctttttattgCTAAATTAGCTTTTCCATTCAACCCAATTCCCATCCTTATTTGGATCCTGCATTGGAATTATTGTGTTTATGAAATACATTCagacaaatgattttttttctattctattgcattttttttacattaaggTTGCCTCCcgtgaaaaatcaagttgagctcatatgaaagagcttgaaaggttgtctaggaattttaatattttttcaaaaattcttgattggttctttagaatttggtctaagaagattcactaattatgcatgatgtcatgagtaTGCTCTCCAAGGGtgttaatttaacatttttgaaaggccatatagagttaaaaatgttt from Hydractinia symbiolongicarpus strain clone_291-10 chromosome 6, HSymV2.1, whole genome shotgun sequence includes:
- the LOC130647490 gene encoding surfeit locus protein 2-like, which encodes MAEEIAIEIDIKQIFNEYEGVFEVLPARKRILCKLTKHEIPLSLDALKDYVEGKKFKRLFAKVKSPKTVAKLDDKYKNYFIPSKNSKSQLYCTLTKKEINNLPHEIEKYITGYKFMKAYHYQKNEQVNIKKTPKNGDTEISVDEDMDDEIEFPSFLNSSDDENDEQEKEIDEDDNNTMKDEEIQPVSEKEEVIISNNDENDKKSRTKKRKLAKKSLSKKSSIPVKKRKAKNL